The window TTCTCTGCTTACCGTGTCTGTTTTCTCAAGTATATCATCTTCCACCATGTTTTCACTTTCCTGTTTAACCATGGCAGGGATTTGCACCTCGTTTTTTATAACCTCTTCTGTTTTCATGGTATTTGTATCTGTCTCATATTCACCTGTTTTCATGATATTGGTTACATTAAACTCTAATACCGTTTCTATCTTTTTCTGTAAGGCCTCTTTCTTCATATAAAAAGCCAGGAGAACAAACAAAAGATGAATGATAAAAGAGACCGCAAATCCCAGTTTATAGTAATTTACCTGTTTTTTATCTTGTATATTTTGCATGTTCTCTGCGTTGAGTTTTCTTATTTCAATACTTCGGTCTGCAGGGTTACTTTTTTGAAACCGTTTTTTTTAACTATATCAAGGACGTCTACAAACACCTGTAAGACAATATTTTTATCGGCCCTGATTGTGACCGGTGCTGTTTTGTCGTATGAGTGGGTAGATTTTCTGAGATCATTTAGATTGATGGGTTTGGAGTTCAAGTATATTCTATCTTCTCCGTCTATTTCTATGATCAATGATTCTATGGACTCTGACTGTTTTTCTGATGCGCCAGGCAGATCGACAGGCAACAGTCCGGTAGTTATAAACGTAGATGTAGTAAGGACTATAGTCAGTAACACAAGCATGATGTCTACGAATGGTATAACGTTTATTGATCTAAACTCCTCATCTTCCATCATTTTTTATCTCCCAGGTCATCAAGAGAACCTTTGCCTTTCTCAGGATAAAGTTATGGAAAGCGACGGAAGGAATAGCGACAAGCAGGCCAGTTGCGGTGGCCTTGAGCGCCAGGGCAAGGCCGATCATAATCCTGCCGGTATCCATATACCCTTCTTCTCCTATACTGGAGAAGGTAAACATTAAACCCGCTACCGTACCCAGTAGACCGATATACGGCGCGTTGCTGCCGATTGTGGCAATTATGTGAATTTTAGCGGTAAGTACAAGTTCCAGTGATTTTCTCTCAGCAAAGTCCTCTATCTTTATTTTTCGGTATGTCAGGTATCTTTCAATTGCAAGAGAAAGTGATACGATACTCATAAAAATCAGGAATCCGATGATTCCGTAGTCCACAAATAGTTTTATTTCCATTCTACCTCCTGTATCCGGTTAATTTCCTGTCTACCCGCAGCCTGGCAGAGCCGCTCCGCTTCGCTCAGTATGGCATCATGGTAACAGTGTTACCATTTCCTGCCGTGGAAGGCGGGTGAGCGGGGGTTAAGGGTATATGGTGATGTATAGGGCTTCATTCGTATTGATCGCACTTCGGCTCCGCTCAGTATGAAGTCATACCGGGCGGAGCCAAGAGTTCTTTTCGCAACAGCAACCCGGTCGCTCTATAAATGAATTCAGCGTGGGTCAGAACGTCAAATCCATCGTGAACCAGATGCTGCGGCCGGGTTCATTTACCTGAACCTGGTCGACGTCAAAGGCATTGCTCAGGTTCAGATGCTTGGCATAGGTTTTGTCGAACAGGTTATCCACACCAAATTTTATCTTTGTTCCCATCGGGAGTGTATAGGAACCATACAGTTCGAACACGGAAAATCCCGGTGTTTTCCCCGCATCAAGACCACTGCCGGTCAGCGTGTCATCATCCACCCGGCTCTGGTTATTCACCATGAGAATCTTGCCGCCCACGCTCCAGTTACTCTTTTTATAATCGGTGGTAACAGACACTTCCAATGGGGGAATCTGCGCTAACGGACGGTCTTCCCTGAGGTTTTCTCCATACACGTAAGCCAGAGAAATCCCACTGACTAAATGGTCACTCCAATATCTGTTTAACGACATTTCGCCACCGATGAGGTAGGCGCTCACATTCCGGTAAATGGTGGCATTGTTACCTGTAGCGCTGGCGCCGTGATCCCGGGTCCTCAGGATGAAATCACTGACCCTGTCGTAATAGACACTGGAATCAAATCCCCAGGATTGTGTTTTTAACCGGGTGCCAATCTCTATCTGGTGGTGTTTTTCCGGAGCAAGAAAAGGGTTGCCAATCCAACGGCTGCTCTCTTTTGAGTTGTTGTTGGATGCCATATAACGCTCTGTGGCATCAGCAGTTCTTACACTGCGGCTCAACGTCGTATAAAATGTTCCTCTGCCCTGCAGATAATCCTGCTCAAAGCGCACCATACCACCGATATTGTTCTCAATTTCTGATGCCGAACTTCTGCCGTAGTATATCGAATAAAGCCCGGAGGCGCTGAGCTTGGCTACAGGACCCATGGTATCTGTCGGAGACCTGTCTGCTTTGTCGGCAGTTGCCCGAACATGATCATAGCGCAAACCGAATTTCATCCGCCTGTTATCACTCATGATCCATTCCGATTCTCCGTATAACCCGATAGTCTGGAGTCTCGTATCCGGCCAGAGATAAGAATTAATGATATTAACAAGAGCGGGGCTGTTGCCCCGGTAGCGCACAGCATCCCGTTTATTGTTCTGATAATCAATCCCGAAATTTGTCAGGAAATTGCCATGGACTGCTTCAAAATCAAGTCGTCCGCTCAAGGTATCTGATATTGACGGTGCCCGCATATGCATACTTGCCATGGAAGGCGTGCGTAAACTGTAGTTGTCCATCAGATGTTTCACGTCTGAGTAGGAAACCCGTCCGGACACCTTCTGCACCACGCCAAAAGAGAGACTTCGGTTGAACTTCAACCGGTAGACATCCAGCAGGGTGTAAGGTGAATCCATACCTGATCCTGCAAAGAGGACATCATCGGTATTGGAGGCCTCATATCCGAGCTCAACCCTGGTTTCATTATCCGGAGTCCAGCCCAGAATCAGATTTCCCGTGGCCACCTCATAAGCTGATCTGACCGAGTGTCCGTCACCATCCTCATAGTTTTCACTTTTGTCATAATTACCGATAATACGGATATATCCCTGGGTATTTCCAGCAGCCAGATCGACAAATCCTTCACGTCCGTCGGAATTACCACGATATCCACCGCCAATTCTGCCTCGATACCGCTCTTCTCCTGTAAAACGTTCCGTGGTGCGTTTAAACAGTACCGTGCCGCCGCTGCCGCCGCCGCCATGTTGTACGGTCTGAGATCCTTTTGTCACCTCCACTTCATCAAAAGTTTCAGAAGACCCATAGGAACTGGGCGGGTCCATGCGGTTTGGGCAGCCACCATGAACGTAGGCGCCATCCAGGAGGATGTTCAGGCGGTTTTGTGATTGGCCACGAATGACGGGATCGACACCATGACCACCCATACGGGCGGAAGAGATGCCGGGTATGGTTGTCAGCAGATCACCACCGTCAGCCACAGGTCCCCTGGCCCGATCACTGATGATCAACCGAGATTTGGCAGGCTCGGAAATCTGGGTGTCTTCAACAATAATTTTCTCCATCCTGATAATGGGTTCTTTTCCACCTGCCTTGTCTTCGGCAAATACCGGCATTAACCATAGGAAAAACAGTGCATACAGCATGAGCGTTTTCTTCATTATTTGTTCCTTTTTTATCATTTTTATGTATTAGCAAGCCAATGTGTGCAGGCAATATACTAAAACCGATTTGGTTTTCGGTTTTACCGGAAACCAAATCTCGGTGAAGGTATACTCGCTCAATTTTATCTCGGATTTTATCCGAAAACCATAATGAGATGAGTATAATACAATTTTCGTGCAGGTACCGGTTGTAGCTGAGCAGAACACCTTGTCGCAGAACGTAATGCAACGTTATATGGGGCTTAAAAGTTCATACGGATACCCCCATACAATCACTGCAGACCCATCTCTTTATTATGCGGATGACAGGTAGCAGCAATGGGTTTCAAATCAGTAGAAAACAGTATGCGATCCTGAAAATATGTATACTGCTACAGGGACATTGTCGTAAAATTAGAAAATTCCAGGTGATTTCTGGCATGTGGGTTCAATCTGATGATATCGCATCCAACAAGGGATTAAGGTCATATTTACCTGCCGCCTCCCATTCCTGTCTCCATTCCGGTGTACTCATATTGAGGAGAGAGAACAGGATTATACTCATCTCAAAAATCTGCAGGTACCGCAGTGCAGAATGGATGCGACATGACAATCCCTATTGTTCTGACAGCAAAAGAGATACTGCTGGCAAGTCAGGGGAAACAAATATCTCTATTGGTATATGGTATGCTCACCTTACAATGGCTTACGGATAAAATCTGAGAAAAAAACCGAGCGAGTAAAGCCCTCGCCATTTTTTGGCCGGGGAAAGTCCTCGGCGTTTTTTGGCTGGGGATACCAGCAGCCACGCTTTAGTTTTTAGAAAAAGCTAAAACCAATCGGTTTTCGTATATACATAACGTGATGGCTATTTTTAAACCTTATCGTGGTGTATCCGGTGAGTTTACTGTTTCGCAATAGTATTGATTGAACTCTATGCAGGGTGAGGTGGTGGCTTGTCCAGCGGAGACAATTGTATTGATACAGGAAAAACTTCCTGATGTTTGTCTAAAAAATGAAGCATGGATAGACCCGGAGCAGTGATACCATCCTCGGGCATGGTAACATGATATGAAAATGAGGTAAACTGGCCGGGAAGACCGGTGCATCCCAGGCTCTTGATGACGGCAGAGAATGTGCCTGGTGTATCCTCCTTGAATGGACTTGTCACATCACAGGTATCGTTCTCTTTTGCACAGCAGCAAGTAGTTATATTATGGGGTTCCGGATTACATTTACAGGTGTGAGATCCAGGATGTAACGCGACGCTCTTAATATGCGTAACATTGCTGAGGCCAGGCGCAAAGAGATTTGCGAGCAGGCACATTGAGATAATAATGCTGACAAAAGAAGAAGATACCAGTGACGTAACCGTCTTTGACAGGAGCGATTTCCCTTGTAACATGCTCATAAAAGAACCTGCGTAATAAATACGTGCAATAAAATTCGAAATAACAGAGTTGGATTTTAATGATTTCTGGAGTTCCGTGCAAGGTTTTTCTCCCGGTCCTGGTAACGGGACCCTGATACTTACGTAACAAGTTCCTTCTTGATCCGGATATACTGTCAGTGTATTATACTAAAATCGCTTCTCGTATAGACCTTGATTGGGTCGTATTATTTTATCAATTTTTCAAAGGTGGTCCTTAGCGTTAATGTCCCAGAGGTTGTTCTCCCCTCACCTTGAGCGCTTCCGTAAATGTATAGATTGTTCCACCGAATCCTTTTTGGAATTTTTCAGCATCACTCCTGCTGCCAAAGGAAATCCAGCTATCTGAGCAACCAGGAACGGCGCTGCTGTCATGGAGCATGAACATTGTTGTAACGTCTTTCCATTCACCACTGATGAAGTCCACTGCCCTGGCAGAAATTATTTTGTCTTTATGTTTTGCATGTTCCCATAACCCGCAGTGAGGGCAGACATATGATACTATTTTTTCATCATCAAAGATAATCTGATAATCTGTGTTTTGATTTCCCTTTATTCTCATACCGCAAAGGGGGCATTTTACATTCTCCGCCTCAAGGTCTAGGTGGCTGCACATACGTTGTCCGCTCTCATGGTGTCCGAAAGTCTGAGCATAAACACTTTCACTTGAAGAATAAAACGCCCCGGTCACGAGCATCAATGCGAAAACAGATGAAAAAAATAATTCTTTTTTTCCGTATTTCATTTTAAATTTCTCCTTTAGCAAAATAGTGAAATGAAAAATTTGAACCTCTTTTTTTCTTCTTCCAACGCTCCTGCTTCAATACCGATACTATCATGTAAATAATGATTTTCCAAGCGCAATTTTCCAATTGTGTACAGTCAAGTAGTGTGATATGTATAATCTCACCATGTATGAAACATTGCATTCTGGTTACTTCTGGTTTTCCGATGAATCCATGCAGTGCGATGCCTCAGCTTTCTCACAGGCATCCTTTGCAATCCTTGCCAGGTCATCGAATGGAGTGTCGAGTACGGACAAAACGGCAGTCCTGAAAGCATCAAATCCGATGCGGGAAATAGTCTTTACAAGTCTCTCATTGGGTTGACCCTCTTTGCGGTAAACTCTCAGTACTGCAGCCAGATATTTTGGAATATCATCAGGCTGGATCCCTGACGCGAGTTCCTCTGCAATAACAGGAGCTGCGCCCATCTTACCGCCAACAAAAATATTCCATCCGTTAACAGTACCATGGATACCGAAGTCGTTCAACTTGGTGTTTGCACAACAGTTTGGACAGCCGGACACACTAACCTTGAACTTCATTGGGGTGGGAAGGCCGCGAAACATTTTTTCAAGTTCGGCTGCCAGCGGCATCGTCCGCTGAAGTCCAAATGGTGAAAAATCGGCTCCGGTGCAGCTCTTTACCTGGCGAACGTCCCTGCCGACGGAGCGAATTTCAAAACCTGCATTATGGACTGCCTGTTTGGCTTCGTAGTACTTATGGTCCGGAATCCCGACGATAATCATACTTTGCGCTGTTGATAAATGGCCAACTGTAGCAAATTTTTCAATAATGTCCGAGAGTTTACGAAGTTGCACGGCTGTAAAGCAGCCGGTCGGGAGACCAATACAAAGTGAATAGTTCCCATCTCTCTGTTTTCCGAGGCATCGATAGCCGGGGTGCTTTTTCCGCTCAAGAGTCTCATGTCGCAGTTTCTGATCCGGAACAGCTGTCGTTTCCATGATTTTCTCCTTTCCATTAAATTATATTCCTCTTTGTACTACTACTGGTTTTCCTCTTTTTCAGAATCCTTTTCCTCTCTCTTATCCAGGTGACCGTCCATATGCTGTAGCTTTCCCTCCAGTACACAGCCTTTCTGCAATGGCAGGCATACTTTATTGACTCTTACACATTCATCATTTTTTAGATGTGGACAATCCCAGCTCATCTTGTATTCAGTATCTCCAGAAGCGCTTGTGCATTGTTTCTTTTCTCATCTTTTGCCGCATACAGCAAAGTAACCTTTTTGCCTTTTTCTAAATCCATCAACTGCTTCAGTAACTCTTTTTTCTCTTTCAATTCCATGTGGTATCTGTTTTTAAACTCCTGCCATCGGTCCTCTTTATGAGCAAACCATTTCCGAAGAGCAGTGCCGGGGGCGATCTCTTTCATCCAATAATCGATCCTGGCTTCCTCTTTTGTAAGACCTCGTGGCCAGAGACGATCAACTAAAACTCTTTTACCGTCGTTTTTTTCGGCTTTTTCATAAACCCGTTTTATTACGTACACTTGAGGCACTCCCTCTCCTGTCCATATCGCTATATGTTATTCTCGCCACAAACATACTCATCTTATATTGGTTTTCGGATACAATCCAGGAAAAAACGGAGGAAGTAAGGTCTTCGGTGCTTTTTGTCCGGGGCTACCAGCAGCCAGGCTTTGGTTTGAAAAATCTAAAACCAAAGCGGATTTAGTATATACGCTTCATCTGTTGCCCTTTCCGCTAACATCCATGGTCTATCTGACACAACGAAGGATGAAAAGAGCCATTATTTCGATGAATATCATATCTGTTCTATTACCAAAGACTTACAGATATTTTGTGATTTAAAAAAAATACTTTCATATAAAATTCAGTAGTATCCAGGCAGGTTTCTGCAGAAGAGGCTTTTGTCATACCCGAACGTTTTTATCGGGTATTGGGAGGTTTGTGGGACCTGAATTCGAGCTAAAAACATGCCAGTCTGAATAGGTACAGGCGAGCGGGAATGATAGCTTTGAGGCAATTAGATAAACACGCAAAAACCTAACCGGACAATGTTGAAATGGTATAAAAAGCGCTCATATAAGCACAAAAACTCTTAAAATGGAAACGCCCGGATAGAAAAACCTACTCATCTATCCGAACAGTTTCATTTGGAGAGATGATTTTTAGACTATCGAGTTCCAATTTACCTTCAACCTCCTCATTAAATATTGCATGGCATTCATCACAAGACTCTGTTAGCCTGGTAAATTCCAATTTTGAGTTAACGTCATCATGATCCCTGCTGCACAGGATTAGATTATTTACCGCATGGATAAATTTGTCACGCAAAGCTACGAACCCACTCGGAACCTCCTTGTGTTCAGCTTCATAAAGCTCCACACACGTATCACCGATACCTTCTTTGATTTCTTGTGCCCATATATCTATTTCCACCCAATCATTGTTTTTCACTCCTCTTCCCAACCTCTTCATTGCTATGGAGGCTTTTTTCATTGCCCTTACCAAGCCAAAATCAGTAGGTTTTTCTTTTTGTACATGTTCAACACTCTCAACATTCACTTCCACCGCTTCCTCAGGCTTTTTACAGGAAGCAATGGACAGACAAACTACTAAAATAGTTATTACTGCTATCATTGAACGGCTCATTCACTCCCCTTATCTAAATTTTTCAAACAAATATTCCATTTATACAATTTAACTGAATTATATATAGCGATTATTACTGCCCCCCATTTCTTTACCAACGATATGAGCGCTTACGGTATTATACCCATCACGAACTGGTTTTAGGTTTTCAGAACCCGATTTCACCAGAAATTCCTAAAATCAATTCGTGACGGGTATATCACCCGTAACCAGAACAATCCCGTTATCATCAATATTCATTGAATTTGTTATTACGTATTCGTTATTATACTCATCTCATAATGATTTTCGAATAAAATCTGAGAAAAAACTGAGCGGGTAATGTCCTCGGCGTTTTTTGTCCGGGGATATACTCATCTCATAATGGTTTTCGGATAAAATCCGAGATAAAATTGAGCGAGTATACCAGCAACCAGGATTTGGTTTCCGGGAAACTGAAAACCAAATCCTGGTTGCTGGTATACGTATCAGAATATGACTCTTATTTTGTCTATACCCCTATAAATAGAAAAGCGAACTCCCCTCCTCGGGGAAGAGGAGGGGAGAATGGAGGATCGTAAAGGTATTTTTTTACCTTAACATCCACAACAACCGATTTTAAAAATATTTTAGATTTTAACAGACAAGTTCGCCCAATCTAATGTGTCTACGCACTACAGTATCTATATCCTCAATGTGCTTTCCATCAGGAGGATAACACTGAGTACCATGGACAATAATGTCTAACCCATCTAGTTCTTCCGCTTCAGACACCCTGATACCAATGGTATGTTTCAATCCGAAGAATATGGCAAAACCTAACCCACCTGCCCACACTATGGCAGTAGCAAAGGCAATAAGCTGTGCAAGGAACTGCTGACCGGAACCTGTTATCAATCCACTTACTCCCGCATATGAACCGTCGGCAAAAATCCCTACTGCAAGAAGCCCCCATAAGCCATTGGCACCGTGTACGGACACCGCCCCAAGGGGATCATCTACTTTGAATTTCTGTTCTATCAGCCAAACAGATCCACACATCAATAGACCTCCAATGAGACCTACTATGACGGCTGCCCATGGGGCAATATATGCGCATGGCGCTGATACAGCCACAAAACCACCTAATGCACCATTACAAGCCTCTACTATATCAGGTTTTTTTGTTTTAATGTATGTATATAATACTACAATAACAGCCCCTGAAATACCGGCGAGCAAAGTATTGGCCGCAATAATTGAAGACCTCAACTCTGAGATGGCGAGGGTACTGCCCGAATCATAAGCGAGCCATCCAAAGGCTAAAATAACGGTGCCAATAAGTACATAGGCAATGTTATGCCCGGCTATGTGATTGGAAGAACCGTCAGAATTAAATTTTCCGATTCTTGGTCCTAAGGCCCAGGCACCCATAAAAGCGCAGATTCCCCCAATTGCATGAACTACTCCTGAACCGCCAAAGTCCTTAACTCCAACTCCCAATTCCAACTCTGCCAGCCATCCTTCACCCCATATCCAGTG is drawn from Candidatus Scalindua sp. and contains these coding sequences:
- a CDS encoding biopolymer transporter ExbD — its product is MMEDEEFRSINVIPFVDIMLVLLTIVLTTSTFITTGLLPVDLPGASEKQSESIESLIIEIDGEDRIYLNSKPINLNDLRKSTHSYDKTAPVTIRADKNIVLQVFVDVLDIVKKNGFKKVTLQTEVLK
- the exbB gene encoding TonB-system energizer ExbB, which codes for MEIKLFVDYGIIGFLIFMSIVSLSLAIERYLTYRKIKIEDFAERKSLELVLTAKIHIIATIGSNAPYIGLLGTVAGLMFTFSSIGEEGYMDTGRIMIGLALALKATATGLLVAIPSVAFHNFILRKAKVLLMTWEIKNDGR
- a CDS encoding TonB-dependent copper receptor, whose translation is MKKTLMLYALFFLWLMPVFAEDKAGGKEPIIRMEKIIVEDTQISEPAKSRLIISDRARGPVADGGDLLTTIPGISSARMGGHGVDPVIRGQSQNRLNILLDGAYVHGGCPNRMDPPSSYGSSETFDEVEVTKGSQTVQHGGGGSGGTVLFKRTTERFTGEERYRGRIGGGYRGNSDGREGFVDLAAGNTQGYIRIIGNYDKSENYEDGDGHSVRSAYEVATGNLILGWTPDNETRVELGYEASNTDDVLFAGSGMDSPYTLLDVYRLKFNRSLSFGVVQKVSGRVSYSDVKHLMDNYSLRTPSMASMHMRAPSISDTLSGRLDFEAVHGNFLTNFGIDYQNNKRDAVRYRGNSPALVNIINSYLWPDTRLQTIGLYGESEWIMSDNRRMKFGLRYDHVRATADKADRSPTDTMGPVAKLSASGLYSIYYGRSSASEIENNIGGMVRFEQDYLQGRGTFYTTLSRSVRTADATERYMASNNNSKESSRWIGNPFLAPEKHHQIEIGTRLKTQSWGFDSSVYYDRVSDFILRTRDHGASATGNNATIYRNVSAYLIGGEMSLNRYWSDHLVSGISLAYVYGENLREDRPLAQIPPLEVSVTTDYKKSNWSVGGKILMVNNQSRVDDDTLTGSGLDAGKTPGFSVFELYGSYTLPMGTKIKFGVDNLFDKTYAKHLNLSNAFDVDQVQVNEPGRSIWFTMDLTF
- a CDS encoding nitrous oxide reductase accessory protein NosL, producing MKYGKKELFFSSVFALMLVTGAFYSSSESVYAQTFGHHESGQRMCSHLDLEAENVKCPLCGMRIKGNQNTDYQIIFDDEKIVSYVCPHCGLWEHAKHKDKIISARAVDFISGEWKDVTTMFMLHDSSAVPGCSDSWISFGSRSDAEKFQKGFGGTIYTFTEALKVRGEQPLGH
- a CDS encoding DUF488 family protein, which translates into the protein MYVIKRVYEKAEKNDGKRVLVDRLWPRGLTKEEARIDYWMKEIAPGTALRKWFAHKEDRWQEFKNRYHMELKEKKELLKQLMDLEKGKKVTLLYAAKDEKRNNAQALLEILNTR
- a CDS encoding ammonium transporter; the encoded protein is MRKIFGIRMRTLGLFMACCGTKLFLWTGYAQAGDPSGAFTFTKNLEGLTTSGNFVWILMAAFLILFMQAGFMLLGGLLRSKNMLSYMTHCFMATTAGVFIFWLFGFAFMFGGSHLASGLEKGNAFIGYGGFMLIGETYDVKTILLFVFMAIVATFIGSIIAGAVAERIKFSAFLISCLLVYAFVYSFYGHWIWGEGWLAELELGVGVKDFGGSGVVHAIGGICAFMGAWALGPRIGKFNSDGSSNHIAGHNIAYVLIGTVILAFGWLAYDSGSTLAISELRSSIIAANTLLAGISGAVIVVLYTYIKTKKPDIVEACNGALGGFVAVSAPCAYIAPWAAVIVGLIGGLLMCGSVWLIEQKFKVDDPLGAVSVHGANGLWGLLAVGIFADGSYAGVSGLITGSGQQFLAQLIAFATAIVWAGGLGFAIFFGLKHTIGIRVSEAEELDGLDIIVHGTQCYPPDGKHIEDIDTVVRRHIRLGELVC